In one window of Bos mutus isolate GX-2022 chromosome 13, NWIPB_WYAK_1.1, whole genome shotgun sequence DNA:
- the LOC106701666 gene encoding antileukoproteinase, with protein MKSSSLIVFLVIFASGFLMPWAVEGAPKGELNSLRPYAGTKDCDHDSVPASSSPFVLTLQEKGKPGVCPFIRPVLCFVYEPPECQSDWECPKRKKCCQGVCGIKCMDPVDTSKPVKVTPGKCPVVTGHCERHKHVDDCQNDSHCLNGFKCCSGPCGNSCVLPVKDSTFPGQIH; from the exons ATGAAGTCCAGCAGCCTTATCGTCTTCCTGGTGATATTTGCCTCTGGATTCCTGATGCCCTGGGCTGTGGAAGGTGCTCCCAAAGGTGAGTTGAACTCTCTCAGGCCATACGCAGGTACCAAA GATTGTGATCACGACTCAGTGCCAGCTTCTTCTTCCCCCTTTGTTCTTACCCTTCAGGAAAAAGGTAAACCTGGAGTCTGTCCTTTCATAcgccctgtgctgtgctttgtaTATGAACCTCCTGAATGCCAGAGTGACTGGGAGTGTCCGAAGAGGAAGAAATGCTGCCAGGGTGTTTGTGGCATCAAATGCATGGATCCTGTAGACACGTCAAAGCCAG TTAAAGTCACTCCTGGGAAGTGTCCAGTGGTCACTGGCCACTGTGAGAGGCACAAACATGTAGACGACTGCCAGAACGACAGCCACTGCCTGAATGGTTTCAAGTGCTGCAGCGGTCCGTGTGGGAATTCATGTGTCCTGCCGGTGAAAG ATTCAACCTTTCCAGGTCAAATACATTAG
- the SLPI gene encoding antileukoproteinase: protein MKLSGLFPFMLLALGSLALWAVEGAENALKAGACPPRKTTQCLGDEKPKCRSDWQCPHKKKCCLDTCGTECLDPVNVTNPVKKKPGTCPLVHGRCLMLKPLNHCETDDQCVGTLKCCNAVCGKVCLSPMKA from the exons ATGAAGCTCAGTGGCCTCTTCCCCTTCATGCTTCTtgccctgggaagcctggcactTTGGGCTGTGGAAGGTGCTGAAAATG CTTTGAAAGCTGGGGCCTGCCCTCCTAGAAAAACTACCCAGTGCCTTGGAGATGAGAAACCCAAGTGCAGAAGTGACTGGCAGTGTCCACACAAGAAGAAATGTTGCCTCGACACTTGCGGAACTGAATGTCTGGACCCTGTCAACGTCACAAACCCAG TTAAGAAGAAGCCTGGGACGTGTCCATTGGTCCATGGCCGATGTCTGATGCTTAAACCCCTCAATCACTGTGAGACAGACGACCAGTGCGTAGGTACATTAAAGTGCTGCAATGCTGTGTGTGGGAAAGTCTGCCTTTCCCCTATGAAAG CCTGA